The sequence below is a genomic window from Acidimicrobiales bacterium.
CTGACGACAGTGGCGTCGAGCCTCCGGTTCCTGCTGCTCCCGCAGCTGCGGGCGGTGCGCGACCTGCCCGGCGGCGAGGCCGTCGGCATCAGCGCCGCGGGCGACGACGTGAAGGCGCTGGAGCAGGACGGCATCGAGCACATCGCGCTCGGCTCGTCGACCCGCAGCATGAACCCGCTCGCCGACCTGCGCTCCGCCGTGGAGCTGTGGCGCATCCTGCGCAGCGAGAAGATCGACGTACTGCACACCCACAACCCCAAGCCCGGCCTGTACGGGCGGGTGGTGGGGCGGCTGGCCGGCGTGCCGGTGGTGGTCAACACCAACCACGGGCTGTACGTCACCGAGAGCAACAGCACCCTCCAGCGCCTGGTGGTGCTGACCCTGGAGGCGATCGCGGCCCGCTTCTCGGACGCCGAGCTGATCCAGAACCCGGAGGACGTCGAGCTGCTCCTCCACCAGCACGTCAACGTCCGCCGGCGCACGAAGCTGCTGGGCAACGGCATCGACCTGCAGCGCTTCCGGCCCGGCGGCGTGCCCGAGTCGGTGCGCCTGGCGCGGCGGGCCGAGCTCGGCGCCGACCGCGACACGATCGTGGTCGGCATGGTGGGCCGCCTGGTGGTGGAGAAGGGCTTCCGCGAGCTGTTCGCGGCGGCCCGCACCCTGCGCGAGCGGTTCGGCGCGGGCCGCTACGTGGTGGCGGCCATCGGCCCCGACGACCCCGAGAAGGCCGACGCCATCTCGGCGGCCGAGATCCGGGCCGCGGAGGAGCAGGGCGTGGTGTTCCTGGGGCACCGGCTCGACGTCGAGGCGCTGTACGCCGCCATGGACGTCTTCGTGCTGCCGTCGTACCGGGAGGGGTTCCCCCGGGCGGCGATGGAGGCGGCCGCGTCGGGCCTGCCGATCGTGGCGACCGACGTCCGCGGCTGCCGCCAGGTGGTGGACCACGACAAGACGGGGCTGCTGGTGCCGGTGCGCGACGGCGCCGCGCTGGCCGAGGCGGTCACCGCCCTCGGCGAGGACCCCACCCGCCGCGAGGCCATGGGCAAGGCCGCCATCGTGCGGGCCCAGGAGCACTTCGACGAGCGCGAGGTGGTCCGCATCGTGCTGGACACCTACCGCCAGGTCGCCGCCCGCAAGGGCCGGCACGACCTCGTGGCCGCTCTCAAGTCACCTACCGA
It includes:
- a CDS encoding glycosyltransferase family 4 protein; amino-acid sequence: LTTVASSLRFLLLPQLRAVRDLPGGEAVGISAAGDDVKALEQDGIEHIALGSSTRSMNPLADLRSAVELWRILRSEKIDVLHTHNPKPGLYGRVVGRLAGVPVVVNTNHGLYVTESNSTLQRLVVLTLEAIAARFSDAELIQNPEDVELLLHQHVNVRRRTKLLGNGIDLQRFRPGGVPESVRLARRAELGADRDTIVVGMVGRLVVEKGFRELFAAARTLRERFGAGRYVVAAIGPDDPEKADAISAAEIRAAEEQGVVFLGHRLDVEALYAAMDVFVLPSYREGFPRAAMEAAASGLPIVATDVRGCRQVVDHDKTGLLVPVRDGAALAEAVTALGEDPTRREAMGKAAIVRAQEHFDEREVVRIVLDTYRQVAARKGRHDLVAALKSPTD